A stretch of the Carcharodon carcharias isolate sCarCar2 chromosome 28, sCarCar2.pri, whole genome shotgun sequence genome encodes the following:
- the LOC121270778 gene encoding keratin-associated protein 10-4-like has translation MGPESYCPSSSMGPESYCPLSSMGPESYCPSSSMGPESCCPSSSMGPGSCCPSSSMGPESYCPSSSMGPESCCPSSQMGPESYCPSSSMGPESCCPSSSMGPESCYPSSSMGPESCCPSSSMGPESCCPSSSMGPESYCPSSSMGPGSCCPSSSMGPESCCPLSSTGPESYCSSSSTGPESYCPSSHTGLESYCPSSSIGPGSCCPSSRTGPGSCCPSSSMGPESCCPSSSMGPESYCPSSSMGPESYCPSSSMGPESYCPSSSMGPESCCPSSSMGPESCYPSSSMGLESYCPSSSMGPESCCPSSHMGLESYCPSSHTGPESCCPSSHTGPESYCPSSHMGPESYCPSSHMGPESYCPSSHMGPESYCPSSHMGLESYCPSSHMGQESYCPSSHRGLESYCPLSSMGPESYCPSSSMGPESCCPSSSMGPESCCPSSSMGPESCCPSSSMGPESYCPSSHMGQESYCPSSSMGPESYCPSSHMGQESYCPSSSMGPESYCSSSHMGLESCCPSSQMGPESCCPSSAWGRSLTAHRPAWEQGLAAHRPAWDRSLTAHRPAWDWNITAHRPAWDRSLAAHRPA, from the coding sequence ATGGGACCGGAGTCTTACTGCCCATCGTCCAGCATGGGACCGGAGTCTTACTGCCCATTGTCCAGCATGGGACCGGAGTCTTACTGCCCATCGTCCAGCATGGGACCGGAGTCTTGCTGCCCATCGTCCAGCATGGGACCGGGGTCTTGCTGCCCATCGTCCAGCATGGGACCGGAGTCTTACTGCCCATCGTCCAGCATGGGACCGGAGTCTTGCTGCCCATCATCCCAAATGGGACCGGAGTCTTACTGCCCATCGTCCAGCATGGGACCGGAGTCTTGCTGCCCATCGTCCAGCATGGGACCAGAGTCTTGCTACCCATCGTCCAGCATGGGACCGGAGTCTTGCTGCCCATCGTCCAGCATGGGACCGGAGTCTTGCTGCCCATCGTCCAGCATGGGACCGGAGTCTTACTGCCCATCGTCCAGCATGGGACCAGGGTCTTGCTGCCCATCGTCCAGCATGGGACCggagtcttgctgcccattgtCCAGCACGGGACCGGAGTCTTACTGCTCATCATCCAGCACGGGACCGGAGTCTTACTGCCCATCGTCCCACACGGGACTGGAGTCTTACTGCCCATCGTCCAGCATAGGACCAGGGTCTTGCTGCCCATCGTCCCGCACGGGACCGGGGTCTTGCTGCCCATCGTCCAGCATGGGACCGGAGTCTTGCTGCCCATCGTCCAGCATGGGACCGGAGTCTTACTGCCCATCGTCCAGCATGGGACCGGAGTCTTACTGCCCATCGTCCAGCATGGGACCGGAGTCTTACTGCCCATCGTCCAGCATGGGACCGGAGTCTTGCTGCCCATCGTCCAGCATGGGACCAGAGTCTTGCTACCCATCGTCCAGCATGGGACTGGAGTCTTACTGCCCATCGTCCAGCATGGGACCGGAGTCTTGCTGCCCATCGTCCCACATGGGACTGGAGTCTTACTGCCCATCGTCCCACACGGGACCGGAGTCTTGCTGCCCATCGTCCCACACGGGACCGGAGTCTTACTGCCCATCGTCCCACATGGGACCGGAGTCTTACTGCCCATCGTCCCACATGGGACCGGAGTCTTACTGCCCATCGTCCCACATGGGACCGGAGTCTTACTGCCCATCGTCCCACATGGGACTGGAGTCTTACTGCCCATCGTCCCACATGGGACAGGAGTCGTACTGCCCATCGTCCCACAGGGGACTGGAGTCTTACTGCCCATTGTCCAGCATGGGACCGGAGTCTTACTGCCCATCGTCCAGCATGGGACCGGAGTCTTGCTGCCCATCGTCCAGCATGGGACCGGAGTCTTGCTGCCCATCGTCCAGCATGGGACCGGAGTCTTGCTGCCCATCGTCCAGCATGGGTCCGGAGTCTTACTGCCCATCGTCCCACATGGGACAGGAGTCTTACTGCCCATCGTCCAGCATGGGACCGGAGTCTTACTGCCCATCGTCCCACATGGGACAGGAGTCGTACTGCCCATCGTCCAGCATGGGGCCGGAGTCTTACTGCTCATCATCCCACATGGGGCTGGAGTCTTGCTGCCCATCGTCCCAGATGGGACCGGAGTCTTGCTGCCCATCATCTGCATGGGGCCGGAGTCTTACTGCCCATCGTCCAGCATGGGAGCAGGGTCTTGCTGCCCATCGTCCAGCATGGGACCGGAGTCTTACTGCCCATCGTCCAGCATGGGACTGGAATATTACTGCCCATCGTCCAGCATGGGACAGGAGTCTTGCTGCCCATCGTCCAGCATAG